Proteins from a genomic interval of Candidatus Binataceae bacterium:
- a CDS encoding MarR family transcriptional regulator, with the protein MTVSRPELLVNGSDAEFRTLIHRLMSFSRCINAIRDGFGSLAGISGVQYEILMWVGRLQGADGITVGEVSTAMRQSGAFTTIETGKLVEKGLLEKSADLKDRRRVRLRITDAGRDLLSSLVVYQRRVNDTLFGSIKADELGELSGTLRELLPCADQAANLMQFILKQGSADAAIQ; encoded by the coding sequence ATGACCGTCAGCCGCCCCGAACTCCTGGTGAATGGCTCCGATGCGGAATTCCGCACCCTGATTCATCGTCTGATGTCCTTCTCCCGCTGCATCAACGCCATCCGCGACGGCTTCGGCTCGCTCGCCGGAATCAGCGGTGTGCAATACGAAATCCTGATGTGGGTCGGACGCCTGCAAGGCGCCGACGGCATCACCGTCGGCGAGGTCAGCACCGCGATGCGGCAAAGCGGGGCCTTCACCACGATTGAGACCGGCAAACTCGTGGAGAAAGGCTTGCTCGAAAAATCCGCCGATCTTAAAGACCGGCGGCGGGTCCGGCTGCGCATTACCGACGCCGGCCGCGATCTTCTCAGTTCACTGGTGGTCTATCAGCGCCGCGTCAACGACACGCTGTTCGGCAGCATCAAGGCGGACGAACTCGGCGAGTTGAGCGGCACCCTGCGCGAGCTTTTGCCCTGCGCCGATCAGGCCGCTAATCTGATGCAGTTCATCCTCAAGCAGGGCTCAGCGGACGCGGCAATTCAGTAA